A stretch of Plasmodium chabaudi chabaudi strain AS genome assembly, chromosome: 14 DNA encodes these proteins:
- a CDS encoding protein phosphatase PP2A regulatory subunit A, putative gives MMSEKGEEILNGIQSIDNKTRLKYMKELKELCKIIKVEKTKEELIEFLYNMIEDDYDVLFELSKNLIYLTNFLSDTNSCYFLCDLILNFVIAYEKEININGYNAFKNYINKCDANTLTNIIYPKIINLSKDESDNYRIGGSKILHIIIDRCVCENQVTYIKTFINLFLDLCQDQSILVKKSCCDKFCKFLEILKRYRDCLYNSKCMLNGDRIIEDDTSFNKNNAYGGKNLKKNSNIQNAVKLKNGVNDDGFEKRESEDGKKKSKICIFTSGDKKNNYINGITTDTQNNVEDKASQNELNEIKINKFDENMYIFIEKTWERAQEIYCSFFYSMHGMDEVKISAISILSETLSIDNKFVKDVESILTNICNDESWRVRAILANNIHEILASQKDDKLSMLVLLLLLKDLDSNVRSIVLNNLDKIFLYTKINVNILDEIYEDLKRDIDSNNIHLKISLCRLLCSLPDILDKNGSIEYILPLLLLFIRIEESNLKSDLFICLHKISNIISYFDMKQIIIPLYQEIAKSKNWRLRFSLYHYLKFFDNFFLYQNKENISSNYLHFWNYIYTGAKDVSYSIRMEVLETLNFLIKNNTFTFFESGVTYLLNNLKESKNYIFRVTCLQYIANLIIYFPLQYIEENILKIIEFLSNDKISNIRYNIVKTIYYVKKYINHVLMIIKNDTYAQIISTVRELIDRRNRENKLNSDADGKKENNELINGISNSNNNEYFQKLERKYNLFPNKENDVDNSYFINSTSASSYYYYDNMKNTDINKKRCENILKFLSDKLILFISDTDQDVSKASNSLIKDEFFFYISSVNTFNSICRPIK, from the coding sequence atgatgagTGAAAAGGGGGAAGAAATACTAAATGGAATACAATctattgataataaaactcgtttaaaatatatgaaagagttaaaagaattatgtaaaataataaaagtggAAAAAACGAAAGAAGAACtaattgaatttttatataatatgatagAAGATGATTATgatgttttatttgaattatcaaaaaatttaatatatttaacaaaCTTTTTAAGTGACACTAATagttgttattttttatgtgatttaatattaaattttgtaatagCTTATGAAAAagagataaatataaatgggTACAAtgcttttaaaaattatattaataaatgtgaTGCAAATACattaacaaatattatataccctaaaataataaatttatctaAAGATGAAAGTGATAACTATCGTATTGGAGGAAGTAAAATTCTTCACATTATAATAGATAGGTGTGTATGTGAAAATCAagttacatatataaaaacgtTCATCAATTTGTTTTTAGATTTATGCCAAGATCAAAGTAtattagtaaaaaaatcCTGTTGTGATAAATTCTGCAAGTTTTtggaaatattaaaaaggtatagagattgtttatataactCTAAATGTATGCTTAACGGAGACAGAATAATAGAAGATGATACATcgtttaataaaaataatgcatatggtggtaaaaatttgaaaaaaaattccaaCATACAAAATGctgtaaaattaaaaaatggtgTCAATGATGATGGATTCGAAAAACGAGAATCCGAGGatggtaaaaaaaaaagcaaaatttgtatattcaCATCGggagacaaaaaaaataattatataaatggaaTCACAACTGATACACAAAATAATGTCGAAGATAAAGCATCACAAAATGAGCTTAAcgaaataaagataaacaaattcgatgaaaatatgtatatatttatagaaaaaacaTGGGAAAGAGCTCaggaaatatattgtagttttttttattcaatgCATGGTATGGATGAAGTAAAAATTAGTGCTATATCTATATTAAGTGAAACGTTAAGtattgataataaatttgtaaaagATGTCGAAAGCATTTTAactaatatatgtaatgaTGAAAGCTGGAGAGTAAGAGCAATATTagcaaataatatacacgAAATATTAGCATCCCAGAAAGATGATAAATTGTCCATGCttgttttgttattattattaaaagacTTAGATAGTAATGTTCGTAGTATAgtgttaaataatttagataaaatatttttatatacaaaaataaatgtaaatatacttgatgaaatatatgaagATTTAAAAAGAGATATcgatagtaataatattcatttaaaaatatcattatgCAGATTGTTATGCTCTTTACCTGATATACTAGACAAGAATGGATCTATTGAATATATTCTTCCATTacttttactttttattagAATCGAAGAAAGTAATTTAAAATCcgatttatttatttgcttgcataaaatatcaaatattatatcatattttgatatgaaacaaattattataccTTTATATCAAGAAATTgcaaaaagtaaaaattgGAGATTAcgattttctttatatcattacttaaaattttttgataattttttcttatatcaaaataaagaaaatatatcttcaaattatttacatttttggaattatatatacacaggTGCAAAGGATGTGTCATATTCAATTAGAATGGAAGTACTTGAAACATTAAACTtcttaattaaaaataatacatttacattttttgaaagTGGTGTAACatatcttttaaataacttaaaagaatcaaaaaattatatttttagagTTACTTGCCTACAATATATAGccaatttaattatatattttcctttgcaatatatagaagaaaatattctcaaaataattgaatttttaagtaacgataaaataagtaatattcgatataatattgttaaGACAATATATTACgttaagaaatatattaatcatgttttgatgataataaaaaatgacacATATGCCCAAATTATTAGCACCGTTAGAGAGCTCATCGATCGAAGAAACAGAGAAAATAAACTTAATTCTGATGCAGATggtaaaaaggaaaataatgagCTGATTAATGGTATTAgcaattcaaataataatgaatattttcaaaaattagAAAGAAAGTACAATTTGTTtccaaataaagaaaatgatgtagacaattcatattttattaattcaaCATCAGCTTCAtcatactattattatgataatatgaaaaatactgatataaataaaaaacgatGCGAAAATATCTTAAAATTTCTATCCGATAAgctcattttatttatatcagaTACTGATCAAGATGTATCCAAAGCTTCTAATTCACTCATAAAAGAtgaattctttttttacataagtTCTGTAAATACATTTAACAGTATATGTAGGCCAATCAAATAA